In a genomic window of Streptomyces koelreuteriae:
- a CDS encoding HAD family acid phosphatase: MQTRRPWLRRASVTAVSAAALVAMAAPADATTATPASASATAASTAAAADVDYATWQKDCQAVMGQALPYLKQRIAAAKPGEKQAIVFDIDNTTLETDFGFSYPQPANKPVLEAARYAQDRGVALFFVTARPDIIYSFTDYNLKQTGYRVSGLYVRNFIDLFKNVAEYKTAQRVDIEKKGYTIIANIGNSATDLSGGHAEKTYKLPDYDGQLS, from the coding sequence ATGCAGACCCGACGCCCCTGGTTGCGCCGCGCATCAGTGACCGCCGTATCGGCGGCCGCCCTCGTGGCGATGGCCGCGCCGGCCGATGCCACGACCGCCACCCCTGCCTCCGCGTCCGCCACCGCCGCCTCCACGGCAGCCGCGGCGGACGTCGACTACGCCACCTGGCAGAAGGACTGCCAGGCGGTGATGGGCCAGGCCCTGCCCTATCTGAAGCAGCGGATCGCGGCCGCCAAGCCGGGTGAGAAGCAGGCCATCGTCTTCGACATCGACAACACCACGCTGGAGACCGATTTCGGCTTCAGCTACCCGCAGCCGGCCAACAAGCCGGTCCTGGAGGCCGCCAGATACGCCCAGGACCGCGGCGTCGCGCTGTTCTTCGTGACCGCCCGCCCGGACATCATCTACTCGTTCACCGACTACAACCTGAAGCAGACCGGCTACCGGGTCTCCGGCCTCTATGTCCGGAACTTCATCGACCTCTTCAAGAACGTCGCCGAGTACAAGACGGCCCAGCGCGTCGATATCGAGAAGAAGGGCTACACGATCATCGCGAACATCGGCAACAGCGCCACCGATCTGTCGGGCGGCCACGCCGAGAAGACGTACAAGCTGCCGGATTACGACGGGCAGCTGTCGTAG
- a CDS encoding MDR family MFS transporter, producing MADTTDTPAVGAGSGEKQPKSVRVVLLALMIAMMLAMLDNMIIGTAMPTIIGELGGLEHLSWVVTAYTLATAASTPLWGKLGDMYGRKGTFMTSIVIFLIGSALSGMAQNMGELIGFRAVQGLGAGGLMVGVMAIIGDLIPPRERGKYQGMMAGVMALAMIGGPLVGGTITDHWGWRWAFYINLPLGVVALAAVSVVLHLPKKRSEARIDYLGAALLTIGITAIVLVTTWGGTEYAWSSARIMELIGIGVAALVGFVFWQTKAAEPIVPLHIFRSRNFTLMSVIGFITGFVMFGATLFLPLYQQSVQGASATNSGLLLLPMLGAMLVTSMVAGRITTNTGKYKVFPILGSVLMIVGLYLLSTMDTGTSRLTSGVFMAVVGLGMGCLMQITMLVAQNSVEMKDMGVASSSTTLFRTLGSSFGVAIMGALFNSRVQDVMAERAGALGSKVTEQSAQLDKASLAKLPVLAREAYQHAVSAGIHSAFLLGAVVAVVALAAAVFVTEVPLRGAGPKASDDDKADGPAAQTPVVEAV from the coding sequence ATGGCGGACACGACGGACACACCGGCGGTCGGCGCCGGCAGCGGGGAGAAACAGCCGAAGAGCGTACGGGTCGTGCTGCTCGCGCTGATGATCGCGATGATGCTCGCGATGCTCGACAACATGATCATCGGTACGGCGATGCCGACGATCATCGGTGAGCTGGGCGGGCTCGAACACCTCTCCTGGGTCGTCACCGCCTACACGCTCGCGACCGCGGCCTCCACCCCGCTGTGGGGCAAGCTCGGCGACATGTACGGCCGCAAGGGCACGTTCATGACGTCCATCGTCATCTTCCTGATCGGCTCGGCGCTCAGCGGCATGGCCCAGAACATGGGCGAGCTGATCGGCTTCCGTGCCGTCCAGGGCCTCGGTGCCGGCGGTCTGATGGTCGGCGTCATGGCGATCATCGGTGATCTGATCCCGCCCCGGGAGCGCGGCAAGTACCAGGGCATGATGGCCGGCGTCATGGCGCTGGCGATGATCGGCGGCCCGCTGGTCGGCGGCACCATCACCGACCACTGGGGCTGGCGCTGGGCGTTCTACATCAACCTGCCCCTCGGCGTCGTCGCGCTCGCCGCCGTCAGTGTCGTCCTGCACCTGCCGAAGAAGCGCTCCGAAGCGCGGATCGACTACCTGGGCGCGGCCCTGCTGACCATCGGCATCACCGCGATCGTGCTGGTCACCACCTGGGGCGGCACCGAGTACGCCTGGAGCTCCGCGCGGATCATGGAGCTGATCGGCATCGGGGTCGCCGCGCTCGTCGGGTTCGTGTTCTGGCAGACGAAGGCCGCCGAGCCGATCGTGCCGCTGCACATCTTCCGCAGCCGCAACTTCACGCTGATGTCGGTCATCGGCTTCATCACCGGCTTCGTGATGTTCGGGGCCACGCTCTTCCTGCCGCTGTACCAGCAGTCCGTGCAGGGCGCTTCCGCCACGAACTCCGGGCTGCTGCTCCTGCCGATGCTCGGCGCGATGCTCGTCACCTCGATGGTCGCCGGGCGGATCACCACGAACACCGGCAAGTACAAGGTCTTCCCGATCCTCGGCAGCGTCCTGATGATCGTCGGCCTCTATCTGCTCTCCACGATGGACACCGGCACCTCCCGCCTCACCTCCGGTGTCTTCATGGCCGTGGTCGGGCTCGGCATGGGCTGTCTGATGCAGATCACCATGCTGGTCGCGCAGAACAGCGTCGAGATGAAGGACATGGGCGTCGCGTCCTCGTCCACCACGCTCTTCCGCACCCTCGGCTCCTCCTTCGGCGTCGCGATCATGGGCGCGCTGTTCAACAGCCGGGTCCAGGACGTCATGGCCGAGCGGGCCGGGGCGCTGGGCTCCAAGGTCACCGAACAGTCGGCCCAGCTCGACAAGGCGAGCCTCGCCAAGCTCCCGGTGCTGGCCCGCGAGGCCTACCAGCACGCGGTCTCCGCCGGCATCCACTCGGCGTTCCTGCTCGGAGCCGTGGTGGCGGTGGTCGCACTCGCGGCGGCCGTCTTCGTCACGGAGGTACCGCTGCGGGGAGCGGGACCGAAGGCGTCGGACGACGACAAGGCGGACGGCCCGGCCGCGCAGACACCGGTCGTCGAGGCCGTCTGA
- a CDS encoding histone-like nucleoid-structuring protein Lsr2, whose product MAQKVQVLLVDDLDGGEADETVTFALDGKTYEIDLTTANADKLRGLLEPYVKGGRRTGGRASGGRGKARAASSGSQDTAAIRAWAKENGYEVNDRGRVPATIREAYEKANG is encoded by the coding sequence GTGGCACAGAAGGTTCAGGTCCTTCTTGTCGACGACCTCGACGGTGGCGAGGCGGACGAGACCGTGACGTTTGCGCTGGACGGCAAGACGTACGAGATCGATCTCACCACTGCCAATGCGGACAAGCTCCGTGGCCTTCTCGAGCCTTACGTGAAGGGCGGTCGTCGTACCGGAGGCCGTGCTTCGGGCGGGCGCGGAAAGGCGCGCGCGGCTTCGAGCGGCAGCCAGGACACCGCGGCCATCCGCGCCTGGGCGAAGGAGAACGGCTACGAGGTCAACGACCGCGGCCGTGTCCCCGCGACCATCCGCGAGGCCTACGAGAAGGCCAACGGCTGA
- the nadC gene encoding carboxylating nicotinate-nucleotide diphosphorylase: MTTPDLPLASSGGCGDGCACGADEQAYLECGLDPALAQLLADAGLDPVEVEDIANVALQEDLAHGVDVTTVATIPEDAVATADFTAREAGVVAGLRVAEAVISVVCEEELEIERHAEDGDRVEAGQKLLSVTTRTRDLLTAERSALNILCRLSGIATATRAWADTLDGTKAKVRDTRKTTPGLRALEKYAVRCGGGVNHRMSLSDAALVKDNHVVAAGGVAQAFQAVRDRFPDVPIEVEVDTLHQLREVLDAGADLILLDNFTPGECEEAVALVQGRAALEASGRLTLGNAKAYADTGVDYLAVGALTHSSPILDIGLDLRPAE; this comes from the coding sequence GTGACCACCCCCGACCTTCCCCTCGCCTCGTCCGGAGGCTGCGGCGACGGCTGTGCCTGCGGCGCGGACGAGCAGGCGTACCTGGAGTGCGGCCTGGACCCCGCACTCGCCCAGCTCCTGGCCGACGCCGGTCTCGACCCGGTCGAGGTCGAGGACATCGCCAACGTGGCCCTCCAGGAGGACCTGGCCCACGGCGTGGACGTGACGACGGTCGCGACGATCCCCGAGGACGCGGTGGCCACCGCGGACTTCACGGCACGCGAAGCAGGAGTCGTCGCCGGCCTGCGCGTCGCCGAAGCGGTCATCTCGGTCGTCTGCGAAGAGGAACTGGAGATCGAACGCCACGCGGAGGACGGCGACCGCGTGGAGGCGGGCCAGAAGCTCCTCTCGGTCACCACCCGCACCCGCGACCTCCTCACGGCCGAACGCAGCGCGCTGAACATCCTGTGCCGCCTGTCGGGCATCGCGACGGCCACGCGCGCGTGGGCGGACACGCTCGACGGCACCAAGGCCAAGGTCCGCGACACCCGCAAGACCACCCCGGGCCTGCGCGCCCTCGAGAAGTACGCGGTCCGCTGCGGCGGCGGCGTCAACCACCGCATGTCCCTCTCGGACGCGGCCCTGGTCAAGGACAACCACGTGGTCGCCGCGGGCGGCGTCGCCCAGGCATTCCAGGCGGTCCGCGACCGCTTCCCCGACGTCCCCATCGAGGTCGAGGTCGACACCCTGCACCAGCTCCGCGAGGTCCTGGACGCCGGAGCGGACCTGATCCTCCTGGACAACTTCACGCCCGGCGAGTGCGAGGAGGCGGTGGCCCTCGTCCAGGGCCGCGCCGCCCTGGAGGCCTCGGGCCGCCTCACCCTCGGCAACGCCAAGGCCTACGCGGACACCGGCGTCGACTACCTGGCCGTCGGAGCCCTCACCCACTCCTCGCCGATCCTGGACATCGGCCTCGACCTGCGGCCGGCGGAGTAG
- a CDS encoding type III pantothenate kinase: protein MLLTIDVGNTHTVLGLFDGEDIVEHWRISTDARRTADELAVLLQGLMGMHPLLGDELGDGIDGIAICATVPSVLHELREVTRRYYGDVPAILVEPGVKTGVPILMDNPKEVGADRIINAVAAVELYGGPAIVVDFGTATTFDAISARGEYVGGVISPGIEISVEALGVRGAQLRKIEVARPRSVIGKNTVEAMQSGVIYGFAGQVDGVVNRMARELSEDPEDVTVIATGGLAPMVLGESSVIDEHEPWLTLIGLRLVYERNVSRM from the coding sequence ATGCTGCTCACGATCGACGTAGGAAACACCCACACCGTCCTCGGCCTGTTCGACGGCGAGGACATCGTCGAACACTGGCGCATCTCCACGGACGCGCGCCGCACCGCCGACGAACTGGCGGTCCTCCTCCAGGGCCTGATGGGCATGCACCCGCTCCTCGGCGACGAACTGGGCGACGGCATCGACGGCATCGCCATCTGCGCGACCGTCCCCTCGGTCCTGCACGAACTCCGCGAGGTGACCCGCCGCTACTACGGCGACGTACCCGCCATCCTCGTCGAACCGGGCGTCAAGACGGGCGTCCCGATCCTCATGGACAACCCCAAGGAGGTCGGCGCCGACCGCATCATCAACGCGGTGGCGGCCGTCGAGCTCTACGGCGGTCCCGCCATCGTCGTCGACTTCGGCACGGCGACGACGTTCGACGCGATCAGCGCGCGTGGCGAGTACGTCGGCGGCGTCATCTCGCCCGGCATCGAGATCTCCGTGGAGGCCCTCGGCGTCCGCGGCGCCCAGCTCCGCAAGATCGAGGTGGCCCGCCCCCGCAGCGTCATCGGCAAGAACACAGTCGAGGCCATGCAGTCGGGCGTCATCTACGGCTTCGCCGGCCAGGTCGACGGCGTCGTCAACCGCATGGCCCGCGAACTCTCCGAGGACCCGGAAGACGTCACCGTCATCGCGACGGGCGGCCTGGCCCCCATGGTCCTGGGCGAGTCCTCGGTCATCGACGAACACGAACCATGGCTGACCCTGATCGGCCTACGCCTGGTCTACGAGCGAAACGTGTCCCGCATGTGA
- a CDS encoding BlaI/MecI/CopY family transcriptional regulator — MSRVWKWNRPVTVREVLEDLQKERSIAYTTVMTVLDNLHQKGWVRREAEGRAYRYEAVSTRAAYAAALMNDAWSQSDNPAAALVAFFGMMSEEQRQALRDAVRIVQVPETQEPTEASDSTEATPENPTPENPTTEKPTTEKPASENPTPQNLTPENLENPASAQDPGGR, encoded by the coding sequence ATGTCGCGGGTGTGGAAGTGGAACCGCCCGGTGACGGTTCGAGAAGTCCTGGAGGATCTTCAGAAGGAGCGGTCCATCGCCTACACCACGGTGATGACCGTTTTGGACAATCTCCATCAGAAGGGCTGGGTGCGCCGCGAGGCGGAAGGCCGTGCCTATCGATATGAGGCGGTCTCCACACGCGCCGCCTACGCCGCCGCCCTGATGAACGACGCCTGGTCGCAGAGCGACAACCCCGCCGCGGCTCTCGTCGCCTTCTTCGGCATGATGAGCGAGGAACAGCGACAGGCACTCCGCGATGCCGTACGCATCGTCCAGGTCCCGGAAACCCAGGAACCGACCGAAGCGTCTGATTCGACGGAAGCCACCCCCGAGAACCCCACCCCCGAGAACCCCACCACCGAGAAGCCCACCACCGAGAAGCCCGCCTCCGAGAACCCCACCCCGCAGAACCTGACCCCCGAGAACCTCGAGAACCCCGCCTCCGCTCAGGACCCCGGAGGGCGATAG
- a CDS encoding M23 family metallopeptidase, whose product MSKRVTSRSSRTSQLRTRATVLAAGLGVSVALGAGVASAADTTSASGAASAVQAQAAAQAKHAKAESVKAEKAAKAAAAKKAAEKKAAAKKAAAKKAKPSWVDPVKKYKLSASFAQNGGMWQSTHSGQDFAVPTGTQVVAAHGGTVVKAGGNGAGDGPAYGNAVVIKHGNGTYSQYAHLSKVTVNVGQIVKTGQEIAKSGSTGNSSGPHLHFEIRTTANYGSAVDPVKFLRANGVKV is encoded by the coding sequence ATGTCCAAGCGCGTCACGTCCCGTTCTTCCCGTACGTCCCAGCTCCGCACCCGTGCGACCGTGCTGGCCGCCGGCCTTGGCGTCTCGGTCGCACTGGGAGCCGGGGTCGCGTCCGCCGCCGACACCACGTCCGCGTCCGGCGCCGCCAGTGCCGTCCAGGCGCAGGCCGCCGCCCAGGCCAAGCACGCCAAGGCCGAGTCCGTGAAGGCTGAGAAGGCCGCCAAGGCCGCCGCCGCGAAGAAGGCGGCCGAGAAGAAGGCGGCTGCCAAGAAGGCCGCAGCCAAGAAGGCCAAGCCGTCCTGGGTCGACCCGGTGAAGAAGTACAAGCTCTCCGCGAGCTTCGCCCAGAACGGCGGCATGTGGCAGTCCACCCACAGCGGCCAGGACTTCGCCGTCCCGACCGGCACCCAGGTCGTCGCCGCCCACGGCGGCACCGTGGTCAAGGCCGGCGGCAACGGCGCCGGTGACGGCCCCGCCTACGGCAACGCCGTCGTGATCAAGCACGGCAACGGCACGTACTCCCAGTACGCCCACCTGTCGAAGGTCACCGTGAACGTCGGCCAGATCGTGAAGACCGGCCAGGAGATCGCCAAGTCCGGCAGCACCGGTAACTCGAGCGGTCCGCACCTGCACTTCGAGATCCGTACGACCGCCAACTACGGCTCGGCCGTCGACCCGGTGAAGTTCCTGCGCGCCAACGGCGTGAAGGTCTGA
- a CDS encoding TetR/AcrR family transcriptional regulator has product MGGTMDGTRQRRRGNTRQRIQDVALELFAEQGYEKTSLREIAERLDVTKAALYYHFKTKEEILVSIFEDLTQPIDDLIEWGRSQPHTLDTKQEIVRRYAEALSHAAPLFRFMHENQATVRELQIGDSFKERIRSLRDTIIDPDADLVDQVRCASALFTLHAGMFLLQEMEGDPEEKDKAVLEVATELVTRAHRGAEGS; this is encoded by the coding sequence ATGGGCGGCACCATGGACGGCACCAGGCAGCGGCGCCGCGGGAACACCCGCCAGCGCATCCAGGACGTGGCCCTCGAACTCTTCGCGGAGCAGGGCTACGAGAAGACGTCCCTGCGCGAGATCGCCGAGCGCCTGGACGTCACCAAGGCGGCGCTCTACTACCACTTCAAGACGAAGGAAGAGATCCTCGTCAGCATCTTCGAGGACCTCACGCAGCCGATCGACGACCTGATCGAGTGGGGCCGGAGCCAGCCGCACACCCTCGACACCAAGCAGGAGATCGTCCGCCGTTACGCCGAGGCGCTGTCCCACGCGGCGCCGCTGTTCCGCTTCATGCACGAGAACCAGGCGACGGTGCGGGAACTGCAGATCGGCGACTCCTTCAAGGAGCGCATCCGCAGCCTGCGGGACACCATCATCGACCCGGACGCGGACCTGGTCGACCAGGTCCGCTGCGCCAGCGCGCTCTTCACGCTGCACGCCGGGATGTTCCTGCTCCAGGAAATGGAAGGCGACCCCGAAGAGAAGGACAAAGCCGTCCTCGAGGTCGCCACCGAGCTGGTGACCCGGGCCCACCGGGGAGCCGAGGGCTCCTAG
- a CDS encoding ATP-dependent Clp protease ATP-binding subunit, with translation MFERFTDRARRVVVLAQEEARMLNHNYIGTEHILLGLIHEGEGVAAKALESLGISLEAVRQQVEEIIGQGQQAPSGHIPFTPRAKKVLELSLREALQLGHNYIGTEHILLGLIREGEGVAAQVLVKLGADLNRVRQQVIQLLSGYQGKETATAGGPAEGTPSTSLVLDQFGRNLTQAARESKLDPVIGREKEIERVMQVLSRRTKNNPVLIGEPGVGKTAVVEGLAQAIVKGEVPETLKDKHLYTLDLGALVAGSRYRGDFEERLKKVLKEIRTRGDIILFIDELHTLVGAGAAEGAIDAASILKPMLARGELQTIGATTLDEYRKHLEKDAALERRFQPIQVAEPSLPHTIEILKGLRDRYEAHHRVSITDEALVQAATLADRYISDRFLPDKAIDLIDEAGSRMRIRRMTAPPDLREFDEKIAGVRRDKESAIDSQDFEKAASLRDKEKQLLAAKAKREKEWKAGDMDVVAEVDGELIAEVLATATGIPVFKLTEEESSRLLRMEDELHKRVIGQKDAVKALSKAIRRTRAGLKDPKRPGGSFIFAGPSGVGKTELSKALAEFLFGDEDALISLDMSEFSEKHTVSRLFGSPPGYVGYEEGGQLTEKVRRKPFSVVLFDEVEKAHPDIFNSLLQILEDGRLTDSQGRVVDFKNTVIIMTTNLGTRDISKGFNLGFAASGDTKSNYERMKNKVQDELKQHFRPEFLNRVDDVVVFPQLSQDDILKIVDLMIGKVDERLKDRDMGIELSQSAKELLSQRGYDPVLGARPLRRTIQREIEDSLSEKILFGELRPGHIVVVDTEGEGDSKTFTFRGEEKAALPDVPPIEQAAGGSGPNLSKDA, from the coding sequence ATGTTCGAGAGGTTCACCGACCGCGCGCGGCGGGTTGTCGTCCTGGCTCAGGAAGAAGCCCGGATGCTCAACCACAACTACATCGGCACTGAGCACATCCTCCTGGGCCTGATCCACGAGGGTGAAGGTGTCGCCGCCAAGGCCCTTGAGAGCCTCGGGATTTCGCTCGAGGCGGTCCGCCAGCAGGTGGAGGAGATCATCGGGCAGGGGCAGCAGGCCCCGTCCGGGCACATCCCCTTCACCCCCCGTGCCAAGAAGGTCCTGGAGCTGTCGCTCCGCGAGGCCCTTCAGCTGGGCCACAACTACATCGGCACGGAGCACATCCTGCTCGGCCTGATCCGCGAGGGCGAGGGCGTCGCCGCCCAGGTCCTCGTCAAGCTGGGCGCAGATCTCAACCGGGTGCGGCAGCAGGTCATCCAGCTGCTCTCCGGTTACCAGGGCAAGGAGACCGCCACCGCCGGCGGTCCTGCCGAGGGCACGCCCTCCACGTCCCTGGTCCTCGACCAGTTCGGCCGGAACCTCACCCAGGCCGCTCGTGAGTCCAAGCTCGACCCGGTCATCGGGCGCGAGAAGGAGATCGAGCGGGTCATGCAGGTGCTGTCCCGCCGTACGAAGAACAACCCGGTCCTGATCGGTGAGCCCGGCGTCGGCAAGACCGCCGTCGTCGAGGGCCTCGCTCAGGCCATCGTCAAGGGCGAGGTGCCCGAGACCCTCAAGGACAAGCACCTCTACACCCTGGACCTCGGCGCGCTGGTCGCCGGCTCCCGCTACCGCGGTGACTTCGAGGAGCGCCTGAAGAAGGTGCTCAAGGAGATCCGCACCCGCGGCGACATCATCCTGTTCATCGACGAGCTGCACACGCTGGTCGGAGCGGGTGCCGCCGAGGGCGCCATCGACGCGGCTTCCATCCTGAAGCCGATGCTGGCCCGCGGTGAGCTGCAGACCATCGGCGCCACCACCCTGGACGAGTACCGCAAGCACCTGGAGAAGGACGCGGCCCTCGAGCGCCGCTTCCAGCCCATCCAGGTCGCGGAGCCGTCCCTGCCGCACACGATCGAGATCCTCAAGGGTCTCCGTGACCGGTACGAGGCCCACCACCGCGTCTCGATCACCGACGAGGCGCTGGTCCAGGCCGCCACGCTGGCCGACCGGTACATCTCGGACCGCTTCCTGCCGGACAAGGCGATCGACCTGATCGACGAGGCCGGTTCCCGGATGCGCATCCGCCGGATGACCGCGCCGCCGGACCTGCGCGAGTTCGACGAGAAGATCGCCGGTGTCCGCCGGGACAAGGAGTCCGCGATCGACTCGCAGGACTTCGAGAAGGCCGCCTCCCTCCGCGACAAGGAGAAGCAGCTCCTGGCCGCCAAGGCCAAGCGGGAGAAGGAGTGGAAGGCCGGCGACATGGACGTCGTCGCCGAGGTCGACGGCGAGCTGATCGCCGAGGTCCTCGCGACCGCCACCGGCATCCCGGTCTTCAAGCTGACCGAGGAGGAGTCCTCGCGTCTGCTGCGCATGGAGGACGAGCTCCACAAGCGGGTCATCGGCCAGAAGGACGCCGTCAAGGCGCTCTCCAAGGCGATCCGTCGTACGCGCGCCGGTCTGAAGGACCCGAAGCGTCCCGGTGGCTCGTTCATCTTCGCCGGCCCGTCCGGTGTCGGTAAGACCGAGCTGTCCAAGGCGCTCGCCGAGTTCCTCTTCGGCGACGAGGACGCGCTGATCTCCCTCGACATGTCGGAGTTCAGCGAGAAGCACACGGTTTCGCGGCTCTTCGGTTCGCCCCCCGGCTACGTGGGCTACGAAGAGGGCGGCCAGCTGACCGAGAAGGTCCGCCGCAAGCCGTTCTCCGTCGTCCTCTTCGACGAGGTCGAGAAGGCCCACCCGGACATCTTCAACTCGCTGCTGCAGATCCTGGAGGACGGTCGCCTGACCGACTCCCAGGGCCGGGTCGTGGACTTCAAGAACACGGTCATCATCATGACGACCAACCTCGGCACCCGGGACATCTCCAAGGGCTTCAACCTGGGCTTCGCGGCCTCGGGTGACACGAAGTCCAACTACGAGCGCATGAAGAACAAGGTCCAGGACGAGCTCAAGCAGCACTTCCGGCCCGAGTTCCTCAACCGCGTCGACGACGTGGTCGTCTTCCCGCAGCTCAGCCAGGACGACATCCTCAAGATCGTCGACCTGATGATCGGCAAGGTGGACGAGCGCCTGAAGGACCGGGACATGGGCATCGAGCTCTCCCAGTCCGCCAAGGAGCTGCTGTCGCAGCGGGGCTACGACCCGGTGCTGGGTGCGCGTCCGCTGCGTCGCACCATCCAGCGCGAGATCGAGGACTCGCTGTCGGAGAAGATCCTCTTCGGCGAGCTGCGCCCCGGTCACATCGTGGTCGTCGACACGGAGGGCGAGGGCGATTCCAAGACCTTCACCTTCCGCGGCGAGGAGAAGGCGGCTCTGCCGGACGTCCCGCCGATCGAGCAGGCGGCCGGTGGATCCGGGCCGAACCTGAGCAAGGACGCGTAA
- a CDS encoding amino-acid N-acetyltransferase yields MSAKSPEATAKAITVRRARTSDVPAVRRLLDAYVRGGNLLDKATVTLYEDIQEFWVAERDDNAEVVGCGALHVMWEDLAEVRTLAVKPGLKGAGVGHQLLEKLLHTARWLGVRRVFCLTFEVDFFVKHGFVEIGETPVDTDVYAELLRSYDEGVAEFLGLERVKPNTLGNSRMLLHL; encoded by the coding sequence ATGTCCGCGAAGAGCCCCGAAGCCACCGCAAAAGCCATCACCGTCCGACGGGCCCGCACCAGCGATGTCCCGGCGGTGCGCCGTCTCCTTGACGCCTACGTCCGCGGCGGCAACCTGCTCGACAAAGCAACGGTGACGCTTTACGAGGACATCCAGGAGTTCTGGGTCGCGGAACGGGACGACAACGCGGAGGTCGTCGGCTGCGGCGCCCTGCACGTGATGTGGGAAGACCTCGCGGAAGTGCGCACTCTCGCGGTGAAGCCCGGCCTCAAGGGCGCCGGCGTCGGACACCAGTTGCTGGAGAAGTTGCTGCACACCGCCCGCTGGCTCGGTGTTCGCCGCGTTTTCTGTCTGACCTTCGAAGTCGACTTCTTCGTCAAGCACGGCTTCGTGGAGATCGGCGAGACGCCGGTCGACACGGATGTCTACGCGGAGCTGCTGCGTTCCTATGACGAGGGTGTCGCGGAGTTCCTCGGTCTCGAACGAGTGAAACCGAACACCTTGGGCAACAGCCGGATGCTTCTGCATCTGTGA
- a CDS encoding SCO3374 family protein, with protein MFGAPHSVTASVSASVSPSASPLVPPPRGPTDEGCPVRRWYERELGWPTVPGDPVRLAVGVRFDVLDVPAEAGLAALRRLGAGAGPGPGAPVAVRGDRVRLLVASGSAEELPGLLEWLEWGSLALDLVAIGAGGSMEAPVPGGVSGAGENVPLPGQRAPQMAPGAAVAPVPETGPFTGRPVSPGRVGSQGAAVWLRPPEPGCEVEASLPTLSALGGGGNAPDLVRLVDTVATHCHRVRLRRACARPPASRVQGR; from the coding sequence ATGTTCGGCGCCCCGCACTCCGTGACCGCGTCTGTGTCCGCGTCCGTGTCCCCTTCAGCTTCACCGCTCGTCCCGCCTCCTCGCGGTCCGACCGACGAGGGCTGTCCGGTCCGGCGGTGGTACGAGAGGGAGCTGGGCTGGCCGACGGTGCCCGGGGATCCGGTGCGGCTGGCGGTGGGGGTTCGCTTCGACGTCCTGGATGTGCCGGCCGAGGCGGGGCTCGCGGCGCTGCGGCGCCTGGGGGCGGGGGCTGGGCCTGGGCCTGGGGCTCCCGTGGCCGTACGGGGCGACCGTGTGCGGCTGCTGGTGGCCTCGGGCAGCGCGGAGGAGCTGCCGGGGCTGCTGGAGTGGCTGGAGTGGGGGTCGCTGGCGCTCGACCTGGTCGCGATCGGCGCGGGCGGGTCCATGGAGGCGCCGGTGCCGGGCGGGGTGAGCGGGGCGGGTGAGAACGTGCCGCTGCCCGGCCAGAGGGCCCCGCAGATGGCTCCCGGGGCGGCTGTGGCACCGGTTCCCGAAACCGGGCCGTTCACCGGCCGGCCGGTCTCCCCGGGCCGGGTCGGTTCCCAGGGGGCCGCCGTCTGGCTGCGGCCCCCCGAGCCGGGATGCGAGGTCGAGGCCTCGCTGCCGACGCTGTCGGCCTTGGGGGGCGGTGGGAATGCCCCCGATCTCGTACGGCTGGTGGACACGGTGGCCACGCACTGCCACCGGGTCCGGCTGCGGCGCGCGTGCGCCCGCCCGCCGGCCTCACGCGTGCAAGGTCGGTAG